CTCAACACCGAGCTGCGCATCAAGCGCGGCCTGACCTACGGTGTCAGCAGCAGCTTCCAGCAATGGCGCGGCAACGGTATTTTCAACGCCTTTTCCTACACCAAAAACGACCAGATCGGCGAGATGCTCGACATCACGCTCGAGCTGATCGCCAAGGCGAAGAAAGAAGGCTTCGGCGAAGAAGAGATCCAGAGCGCGCGGAATTATATCCTGGGCCAATTTCCGCCGACGCTGGAAAACCTCGGCGCCAAGGCCCGCTCCTATCTCACCCTCGATTTTTACGGGCTCGGCTTCAATTACTACGACGGGCTGCTCGAGCGCATCGGCAAAATCACCAAGCCCCAAGCGGACGCCGTGGCCGGAAAGTATTTCTCCGATCAGAATTTCGTGCTGGTCGTCGTAGGTAGGGCCGAAGAGATCTTTGCCCAGCTTGCCAAGTTCGGTGACTTCAAAATAAAGAAGATCGGCGCAGCCGATTTTTAAGAAGCTTTACGAAAGCGGGCGTTTACCGCATCAGCGACGCCAGCGGGTCCCAGGAGGGGAGTACGACCGGCTCGAGTTCCAGCAGCTTGCGGTCGTCCGCGCCGAGGTATTTCTTGTTGACGATGACCACCAGCACGTACTTGTCGAACCAGTCGTCGTACATGGTCCAGTAGCCCTTGTCGCCGACGTCGCTGCCCCAGGAATTCTCCACCAGCCATTTCAGCGCCCGGCCGTTCTCGCGCTCGGCGCCGACGAAGGCCATGGCGTGCACCGGCGAGAGGTCCTTGTACTGCAGCTTCTCGGCCTTGCTCATTTTTTTCTCATAACCGTACAACGACGCATAGTCAAAAATACCCTCGGCCATGATGCCGAGCTTGCGGTCCATCTGCATGCCCGAGTCGGCGGCAAACCAGACCGCCTCGTTGTTCTCCAGCGTTTTCAGGGCGTAGGCCTTCAGCTTCTCGATCCCCAGGTTGAGGTAATCCATGTCGGCGGCGTCGCTGAAGTTGCGGCAATAGCGGAGCTGGTAGCGCTGGTTGTAGGGATGGACCGGGTGGTCGGTCAGGGTCACGTACTGGCGCAGCTCGCTCCCCGCCGCTTCGCGGCCGAACTCGAGGGGTGTATAGGTTTTTTTATAGGTCTTCTTGTCCTTGTCCTCGTAGCTCCAGATGAAGGATTCGCAGGGCGCTCCCAGGTGCAGCACCAGCAGCCGGTAGACCTGCTTCAGGGCAGCTGTCTTCAGTGCGCGCATTTCCGCCAGGCCGCCGCCACGGGCGGCGAGGTTCCTGATCGCGGCCGCGGCGTCGCGCAGGACGGTGTCCAGGATAGCGTTCAAAGCGGCCGAGCTGTCGGTGTTGCTGGTGTCGGGCATGACGGACTTGGGGACAAGGCCGTACTTCTCGATCAGGTTGACGTAATGGCTCCACCAGCCGCCGTCCGGGACCGGCGTCGCCATCCAGCCCTGCAGCTCGCGGTCGTCCCAGGCCTTGTCTTTGTTGGCGATGATCATCTCCAAAAACAGGTTGGCCTTCTCCAGCTTGTCCCAGAAGAACAGATAGGTCTCAGAAAACTCGAAAGCGGCCAGCTTGAACTTTTTCATCAGCGCCGGGCGCAGGAGGTTCAAGCCGGCGAACATCCAGCAGCGGCCGGTCGATTTCTGGTTGGTGATGCCGCTGGCCTCGATGCGGACATTGAACACCGGGCTGTGGCTGGCCACGATGGCGCGGTTCAACACCAAGTCATTGATCTTGTTGTTGCTGATGGCGTTGACCAGGGCCCGGGTCGGGCCGTCCATGACCAGCGACTGCTTCAGCTCCCGCAGCAGGCTTGCATCAATCCCGCCGTTGTCCTCGGCCGCGGCCGGGACAACAAGTCCCAGCAGCATGACAGCAAGAACGGTTAAAAGCAAAGCGTTCAGTTTTTTCATTTTGCCTCCGAAAAAGCGGGCACCGAGTTTGTTCGTCCCGGCTTAAAAAAATATCTTATGGCAAAGCGCCGGGCAATGCAAGGGCGGCGCGGACCGTCCCTACCAGATAGCGGCGGCGACAGGATCGGATTTCCGCGGTGCCAGGGCACGCCGCAGCCGTAGCACTTGGCCTTGTCGATCAGGCAAACATTTTCGGCGACATTGTACTCGATGGCGTCGAACGGGCAGCGTTCCAGGCAGGCGCGACAGCCCGAGCAGGCGGCGCTGTCGACAACGGCGACATGCTCGGCGCGGAACATGGCCGGCGCCTTCAGGTTGAGGTTCGAGCGCATGGCCAGGCAGTAGCTCTTCTCGCAGTTGCAGATGGCGCCGATGAACGGCGTGTGGAAGGTCCAGACGCTGTGGACAAAGCCCTTGTTGTCGGCGTCGCGAATGGCGGCCCACGCTTCCCCGCGCTGCAGGTTCTCGAAGCGCGCCAGCTCGGCCGAGCCGAAGAAGTCCATGTCCAGGGAGTCGTACCAGGCGGGCGGCCCCATGGTGACACCGTAGCAGAGGCGGCCCTCCTTCTTCTCCTTGGCCCATTTGCAGCCGCAGGCGACGCGGGTGATGGTTTTGGCCATGGCCAGGATCTCGTCCACATCCTCCAGCGGCAGCACCTGGCCGAAGTGGTTCACTTTCATGTCGCGGGTCAGTTTCTTGCGGACGATGACGGGCAGGTCCATGCCGCGCAGGAGCGTCTTCTCCAGCAGCGAGATCTTGCGGTTGCCGTCCTCCACCACCTGGCGGTAGAAATGGCCGATGAATTCCCGGCGCCTGAGGTCGCCGAGCAGATCGCTGGAGTAGTTTTTGGCGTTGAGGTACCAGGCCTTGCCCTCGCCGTGCTGGGTGCAAAATTCGCACATGTCGCCCTCCCTTGCTGTTTGGGAAAAACTCTACTGTAAATCGGCGCGAAATGCAACCGCCGGCGGGCGGGGCATTCGGGACGGGCGGCCGCTGAATTTGCTTTTTTCTTGGCAGGCAACCTATAATTCGGGCATGAAAAGAAAATTGTTGAATATAGCGCTTTTAATTATCATGTCCATGCCCGCTGCCAACGCCTGTCGCTGCGGCTGCAAGGATGGGATCCCGGCCGCCGACCCGGCCGGCACCAGCATCAACCTGGAAGAGATCACCGTCCGCCAGCTGCAGCAGGGATACCAGGAGGGGCGCTTCACCATCGTCCAGGTGGTGCAGAGCTACCTGCAGCGCATCGAGGCCATCGACCGCAGCGGCCCCAGGCTCAACTCGATCATCTGCCTCAATCCCGACGCGCTTGCTGCCGCGGCCGAGTTGGACAGGGAGATCCAGGCGGGAAAGATCCGCGGCCCCCTGCACGGCATCCCGGTCATCCTGAAGGATAACATCGACAGTCGGGACACGATGCCGACCACGGCCGGCGCCACCGTGTTGCGGAACTCCTATATCCGCAACGACAGCTGGGTGGCCAAAAAGCTGCGCGCCGCCGGCGCCGTCATCCTGGCCAAGGCCAACCTGAGCGAATGGGCCAATTTCCGCGCCAACATCTCCTCCAGCGGCTGGAGCGGCGTGGGCGGCCAGACGCACAACCCCTATGTGCTGGACCGCAACCCCTGCGGCTCGAGCTCGGGTTCCGGCGTCGCCGTCTCGGCCAACCTCTGCGCCATTGCCATCGGCACCGAGACCAACGGCTCGATCGTCTGCCCGGCCAACAACAACGGCATCGTCGGCCTCAAGCCGACCGTCGGGCTGATCAGCCGTTCCGGCATCATCCCCATCTCCTCAAGCCAGGACACGGCCGGGCCCATGGGGCGCAGCGTCGAGGATGTGGCCATCTGTTTGGGGGCGCTGACCGGTATCGACGAAGCGGATGGCAAGACGCCGGCTTCACTGGGGAATTATCAAACGGATTACACGCCCTTCCTGAAGGCCGACGGCCTGAAAGGCAAGCGCATCGGGCTGCTGAAGAACTCGGCGGCGTACCATTTCAAGGTGGACGTCCTGCTACGCCAGGCGGCCGCCGAGCTGAAAAGCCTCGGGGCCGAGGTGATCGAGATCGAGCCCTTGCCCGAGCGCGACATGGAGAACGACTCCTTCCAGGTCATGCTCTACGAGTTTAAGGACGGGCTCAACAGGTATTTCGCCGGCCTCGACGCCGCGGCGCAGGTCAAGGACCTGGCCGGGCTGATCGAGTTCAACAAGGCCGACCCCATCGAACTGCGCTACTTCGACCAGGCGCTGCTCGAGCAGGCGCAAGCCAAGGGCGGGCTGGAAACGCCCGAGTACAAGAAAGCGCTGGCTGCCATGTTCAAGGCCGCCCGCGAGGACGGCATCGACAAGCTGCTGGCCGCAAACAAGCTCGACGCCCTGATGGCCCCGACCGGCGCCCCGGCCTGGAAGACTGACCTGGTCGACGGCGACCATTTCATCGGCGGCAGCTCGTCTTTGGCGGCCATCGCCGGTTACCCGAGCATCACCGTGCCCATGGGCTTCATCGACCAGCTGCCGGTGGGCGTCTCTTTCACCGGCCGCGCCTGGAGCGAGCCGCTGCTGCTGGAGATCGCCTACGCCTACGAGCAGGGGACGAAGCACCGCCGGCCGCCGAAGTTCCTCGTGTCTGACTGAAAGGGTACAGAGGGTTTAGGGTATAGGGTTGAGGGTTTAGTGGAAGGCACTTGGAAGACCTATGATTGTCTACAAGTTCTTATACCGAACCCTACCCCCTAGACCCTAAACCCTAATTAATAAAAAAAAAGGAGGCTGCAATGAACAGCAATGTCCTGGTGGCATACGCCAGCAAATACGGGGCGACGAAGGAGATTGCCGAAAAGATCGGCCAGGTCCTGAAGGAAGCAGGCCACGGCGTCGACGTCCTCCCGGTCGACAAGGCGGCCGACCTGGAGTCGTACGGAGCGGTTATCTTGGGCAGCGCCGTGTACATCGGCGGCTGGAGAAAGGGGGCGGCCCAGTTTTTGCGCGCCAACGAGAAAACGCTGGCCAAAAAAAAGGTCTGGCTATTCTCCAGCGGCCCCACCGGCAAGGGCGACCCGATCGAGCTGGTCAAGGGCTGGCGCTTCCCCAAGGCCCTGCAGCACATCGCCGACCGCGTGCAGCCCGTTGACATCGCCCTCTTCCAGGGGGCGGTGTTCGCCGAGAAGCTGAGCGCCGTCGGCCGCTGGATGATTAAAAATGTAAAGGCGCCGCTCGGCGATTTCCGCGACTGGGACGCCATCACCGTCTGGGCGGGGACCATCGCTGCCAAGCTCAAATTACTTCGTAACGCGTAACAAGTGACGAGAGAAGATAAAGTAAAAAGACAATTCCGGATGTAGGGGTTTGATTCATCAAACCCTTCCTGATAGGACCCGCTGTTGTAGGTCAGAAGGTGGTTCGTTTTATTCTTTTTTTTCTCACCTATAGCCTATTGCCCCTCGCCCATCGCCTTTTGACATTAAAAATCGGGGAATATACAATTAATTTTAAAACGCAGGAGGCCCAAGATGAAAAAGACCCTGGTTTTGCTTGTTGTTTTCAGTACATTAAGTTTGTTTTTAGCCGGAAACAGCCAGGAAGCGGTGCTCAAGCCCGGGGACAACCTGATCGTCGAGGGCATCCCGGCCATCCCCGCCGCCCTGGCCGATGACGTGGCGCTGTACAACAATTTCCGCAGCGCCTCATTCCAAGACTGGCATCCGTTAAAACGGGAAATGATCATCAGCACCCGCTTCGCCGACGCCTCCCAGGCGCACCTGGTCAAGATGCCGGGAGGAGCCCGGACCCAGCTCACTTTTTACAAGGAAAGGGTGTCCAGCCCCAGCTATGACCCGATCAACGGCGACTTCATCGTCTTCGCCAAGGACGTGGGCGGCAATGAAAATTTCCAGCTGTACCGCTTTGATTTCGCCAGCGGCAAGACCACGCTGCTGACCGACGGCCTGTCGCGCAACATCGGCGGGGTATGGTCGAACAAGGGCGACCGGCTGGCGTACGAGTCCAACCGCCGCGACAAGAACGACATGGACATCCGCGTCATCGACCCGCGCGAACCGGGAAGCGACCTCCTGCTGCTGCAGGTACAGGGCGGGGCCTGGGGCGCGCTCGACTGGTCGCCCGACGACGGCCGGCTGCTGGTGCAGGAGGGCATTTCGATCAACGAGAGTTATTTGTGGCTGCTGG
This DNA window, taken from Candidatus Aminicenantes bacterium, encodes the following:
- a CDS encoding 4Fe-4S binding protein produces the protein MCEFCTQHGEGKAWYLNAKNYSSDLLGDLRRREFIGHFYRQVVEDGNRKISLLEKTLLRGMDLPVIVRKKLTRDMKVNHFGQVLPLEDVDEILAMAKTITRVACGCKWAKEKKEGRLCYGVTMGPPAWYDSLDMDFFGSAELARFENLQRGEAWAAIRDADNKGFVHSVWTFHTPFIGAICNCEKSYCLAMRSNLNLKAPAMFRAEHVAVVDSAACSGCRACLERCPFDAIEYNVAENVCLIDKAKCYGCGVPWHRGNPILSPPLSGRDGPRRPCIARRFAIRYFFKPGRTNSVPAFSEAK
- a CDS encoding amidase — protein: MKRKLLNIALLIIMSMPAANACRCGCKDGIPAADPAGTSINLEEITVRQLQQGYQEGRFTIVQVVQSYLQRIEAIDRSGPRLNSIICLNPDALAAAAELDREIQAGKIRGPLHGIPVILKDNIDSRDTMPTTAGATVLRNSYIRNDSWVAKKLRAAGAVILAKANLSEWANFRANISSSGWSGVGGQTHNPYVLDRNPCGSSSGSGVAVSANLCAIAIGTETNGSIVCPANNNGIVGLKPTVGLISRSGIIPISSSQDTAGPMGRSVEDVAICLGALTGIDEADGKTPASLGNYQTDYTPFLKADGLKGKRIGLLKNSAAYHFKVDVLLRQAAAELKSLGAEVIEIEPLPERDMENDSFQVMLYEFKDGLNRYFAGLDAAAQVKDLAGLIEFNKADPIELRYFDQALLEQAQAKGGLETPEYKKALAAMFKAAREDGIDKLLAANKLDALMAPTGAPAWKTDLVDGDHFIGGSSSLAAIAGYPSITVPMGFIDQLPVGVSFTGRAWSEPLLLEIAYAYEQGTKHRRPPKFLVSD
- a CDS encoding flavodoxin domain-containing protein, producing the protein MNSNVLVAYASKYGATKEIAEKIGQVLKEAGHGVDVLPVDKAADLESYGAVILGSAVYIGGWRKGAAQFLRANEKTLAKKKVWLFSSGPTGKGDPIELVKGWRFPKALQHIADRVQPVDIALFQGAVFAEKLSAVGRWMIKNVKAPLGDFRDWDAITVWAGTIAAKLKLLRNA